Proteins from a single region of Streptomyces griseiscabiei:
- the argJ gene encoding bifunctional glutamate N-acetyltransferase/amino-acid acetyltransferase ArgJ, translated as MSVTAAKGFTAAGVVAGIKQNGSPDLALVVNHGPRSAAAGVFTSNRVQAAPVRWTREALADGHISAVVLNSGGANACTGPEGDQDTRATARRTAELLGLAAEEVAVASTGLIGVRLPMDRLLTGVGTAAARLAPDGGERAAVAIKTTDTVHKTAVYEGDGWTVGGMAKGAGMLAPGLATMLAVLTTDADVPSAALGQALRDATRTTFDRVDSDGCMSTNDTVLLLASGAAEVTPAPEEFAEAVRAVCADLARQLIGDAEGASKDIRIEVVGADSESDAVEVGRTIARNNLLKCAVHGEDPNWGRVLSAIGTTAAVFDPDRLNVAINDVWVCKSGSVGDDRALVDMSGREVRITADLAAGTESAVIWANDLTAQYVHENSEYSS; from the coding sequence ATGAGCGTCACCGCAGCGAAAGGGTTCACGGCGGCGGGCGTCGTCGCCGGGATCAAACAGAACGGCAGTCCGGACCTCGCCCTCGTGGTCAACCACGGTCCGCGGTCGGCCGCCGCCGGTGTCTTCACGTCCAACCGGGTCCAGGCCGCCCCCGTCCGATGGACGCGCGAGGCCCTGGCCGACGGCCACATATCCGCGGTCGTCCTCAACTCCGGCGGCGCCAACGCCTGCACGGGCCCCGAGGGCGACCAGGACACCCGTGCCACCGCACGCCGGACCGCGGAGCTCCTCGGCCTCGCCGCCGAGGAGGTGGCCGTCGCCTCCACGGGACTCATCGGCGTACGGCTGCCGATGGACAGGCTGCTCACGGGCGTCGGGACGGCCGCCGCCCGACTCGCCCCGGACGGCGGCGAACGCGCGGCCGTCGCCATCAAGACCACCGACACCGTGCACAAGACGGCCGTGTACGAGGGCGACGGCTGGACGGTCGGCGGCATGGCCAAGGGCGCCGGCATGCTCGCCCCCGGCCTCGCCACCATGCTCGCCGTCCTCACCACCGACGCCGACGTGCCGAGCGCCGCCCTGGGGCAGGCCCTGCGCGACGCCACCCGGACCACCTTCGACCGCGTCGACTCCGACGGCTGCATGTCCACCAACGACACGGTCCTGCTGCTCGCCTCCGGCGCCGCCGAAGTCACCCCGGCCCCCGAGGAGTTCGCCGAGGCCGTACGCGCCGTCTGCGCCGACCTCGCCCGGCAGCTCATCGGCGACGCCGAGGGCGCGAGCAAGGACATCCGGATCGAGGTGGTCGGCGCGGACAGCGAGAGCGACGCGGTCGAGGTGGGCCGCACGATCGCCCGCAACAACCTCCTCAAGTGCGCCGTCCACGGCGAGGACCCCAACTGGGGCCGGGTGCTCTCCGCGATCGGCACCACCGCCGCCGTCTTCGACCCCGACCGGCTGAACGTCGCCATCAACGACGTCTGGGTGTGCAAGAGCGGCTCGGTCGGCGACGACCGCGCCCTGGTCGACATGAGCGGCCGGGAAGTGCGCATCACCGCGGACCTCGCCGCCGGCACCGAGTCCGCCGTGATCTGGGCCAACGACCTGACCGCCCAGTACGTCCACGAGAACAGCGAGTACTCGTCGTGA
- a CDS encoding TauD/TfdA family dioxygenase, whose product MISVESTTAPTDPARTPRPATGDGTVRLGASDLAALAQVTSGLLDEAGDRVDDPAWVDRARHAWEDAPAEVRRPVREFRRNSGPDGALVLRRLPIGAAGLPPTPMVKGSVQHTPSLAAATLLLFAAGLGDPAAFAAEKAGALVQDVVPVPGQEKVQGNVGSVELTFHTENAFHPHRPDYVMLLCLRADHEGLAELRTSCVRRVLPLLTATARAALGRPEYVTEAPPSFGPAGEGTAHAVLTGAPDDPDWCFDEAATRGVTPDARAALAELAEVAHRTYTAIRLRPGDLAVVDNRVTLHGRSAFTPRYDGRDRWLQRTFAFSDLRRSRDHRPGDGTVLVK is encoded by the coding sequence GTGATCAGCGTCGAATCGACGACGGCACCCACGGACCCGGCACGGACCCCCCGCCCCGCGACCGGCGACGGGACGGTGCGCCTCGGCGCCTCGGACCTCGCCGCGCTGGCCCAGGTGACGAGCGGTCTGCTGGACGAGGCGGGGGACCGGGTCGACGACCCGGCCTGGGTGGACCGCGCCCGCCATGCCTGGGAGGACGCCCCGGCCGAAGTACGGCGTCCGGTACGGGAGTTCCGCCGGAACTCCGGCCCCGACGGCGCCCTCGTCCTGCGGCGGCTGCCCATCGGCGCCGCCGGTCTGCCCCCGACCCCCATGGTGAAGGGTTCCGTCCAGCACACCCCCTCCCTGGCGGCGGCGACCCTGCTGCTGTTCGCGGCCGGGCTCGGCGACCCGGCCGCGTTCGCGGCGGAGAAGGCCGGCGCCCTGGTCCAGGACGTGGTCCCGGTGCCCGGTCAGGAGAAGGTCCAGGGCAACGTCGGCTCGGTCGAACTCACCTTCCACACCGAGAACGCCTTCCACCCCCACCGCCCCGACTACGTCATGCTGCTCTGCCTGCGGGCCGACCACGAGGGCCTCGCCGAGCTGCGCACCAGCTGCGTACGCCGCGTCCTGCCCCTGCTGACGGCCACCGCCCGGGCCGCGCTCGGCCGCCCCGAGTACGTCACCGAGGCCCCGCCGTCCTTCGGCCCGGCCGGCGAGGGCACCGCGCACGCCGTGCTCACCGGCGCCCCGGACGACCCCGACTGGTGCTTCGACGAGGCGGCCACCCGGGGCGTGACCCCCGACGCCCGAGCGGCCCTCGCCGAACTGGCCGAGGTCGCCCACCGGACGTACACCGCGATACGGCTGCGCCCCGGAGACCTCGCCGTCGTCGACAACCGGGTCACCCTGCACGGCCGTTCGGCGTTCACCCCGCGCTACGACGGCCGTGACCGCTGGCTCCAGCGGACGTTCGCCTTCAGCGACCTCCGCCGCTCCCGCGACCACCGCCCCGGCGACGGAACGGTCCTGGTCAAGTGA
- the argB gene encoding acetylglutamate kinase, producing MTTLMETGADAGPDDHLTPTGLAADRRQKALPKAHALVEALPWMARHQGKTIVIKFGGNAMVDQALKAAFAQDILFLRHAGLNPVVVHGGGPQISAQLERLGLKSHFTGGLRVTTDETMDVVRMVLAGQVQRELVGLLNEHGPHAVGMTGEDARLMTAVKCYADVDGEPVDIGRVGEVATVDAGVVQALIDNGRIPVISSIARSSDAKDAAGGGVFNVNADTAAAALAAALGAEMLLILTDVEGLYADWPHSEEVIPKLSASELRDLLPGLASGMIPKMEGCLHAVSNGVRTARVIDGRVKHSILLEIFTNEGIGTMVVPDETRSTSRREAAA from the coding sequence GTGACCACACTCATGGAGACCGGCGCCGACGCCGGACCCGACGACCATCTGACCCCGACCGGTCTGGCCGCCGACCGCAGACAGAAGGCGCTGCCCAAGGCCCACGCACTTGTCGAGGCGCTGCCGTGGATGGCCCGCCACCAGGGCAAGACCATCGTCATCAAGTTCGGCGGCAACGCCATGGTCGACCAGGCCCTCAAGGCGGCCTTCGCCCAGGACATCCTGTTCCTGCGGCACGCCGGCCTGAACCCCGTCGTCGTGCACGGCGGCGGCCCGCAGATCAGCGCCCAGCTCGAACGCCTCGGCCTGAAGTCCCACTTCACCGGCGGACTGCGGGTCACCACTGACGAGACCATGGACGTCGTCCGCATGGTCCTCGCCGGCCAGGTGCAGCGCGAACTCGTCGGACTGCTCAACGAGCACGGGCCGCACGCCGTCGGGATGACCGGCGAGGACGCCCGGCTGATGACCGCCGTGAAGTGCTACGCCGACGTCGACGGCGAACCGGTCGACATCGGCCGGGTCGGCGAGGTCGCCACCGTCGACGCCGGCGTGGTCCAGGCCCTCATCGACAACGGCCGCATCCCCGTCATCTCCTCCATCGCCCGCAGCTCCGACGCCAAGGACGCGGCAGGCGGCGGTGTCTTCAACGTCAACGCGGACACGGCCGCCGCCGCCCTGGCCGCCGCGCTCGGCGCCGAGATGCTGCTCATCCTCACCGATGTCGAGGGCCTGTACGCCGACTGGCCGCACAGCGAGGAGGTCATCCCGAAACTCAGCGCGAGCGAACTGCGCGATCTGCTGCCCGGCCTGGCCAGCGGCATGATCCCCAAGATGGAGGGCTGTCTGCACGCCGTCAGCAACGGGGTGCGCACCGCCCGCGTCATCGACGGCCGGGTCAAGCACTCCATCCTGCTGGAGATCTTCACCAACGAAGGCATCGGCACGATGGTCGTGCCGGACGAGACCCGCTCCACGAGCCGACGGGAGGCAGCCGCATGA
- a CDS encoding MbtH family protein has product MTNPFENPDGTYRVLTNDENQHSLWPDFTDVPVGWTTVFGPDSRTACLEYVEREWTDLRPRSLVDAMGA; this is encoded by the coding sequence ATGACCAACCCCTTCGAGAACCCCGACGGCACCTACCGGGTCCTGACCAACGACGAGAACCAGCACTCCCTGTGGCCCGACTTCACCGACGTGCCCGTCGGCTGGACCACCGTCTTCGGCCCGGACAGCCGCACCGCCTGCCTGGAGTACGTCGAGCGCGAGTGGACCGACCTGCGCCCCCGGAGCCTCGTCGACGCCATGGGCGCCTGA
- a CDS encoding MFS transporter, protein MEVDVNARHPRRWLILIVLCLSTLVLVIDNMVLTVAVPPIAEDLKASAQDIQWILESYMLVFAGLLLTAGSLSDRYGRRKVMIIGLAVFGVASVLATWAGSAETLILARVLMGIGGALLMPSTLSILITVFDEDERPKAIGAWSAVAMIGLVGGPVFGGVLIAHFWWGAVFLINIPIALLAIVSALVLMPESKGPWRKPDPLGTVLSVVGMTALVWTINEWPKDGLTHPTTLAAAVVSVVALVGFGVWETRIPNPMIPISLFKNRVFTGASFSLVLLTFANGGLMLVLTQYLQLVMGYSPTKTGLAFMPAAVASLVFNGVGAALAKKIGNRALAVSGLLVIAAGFGTLSTLSSGDGFGTLSVAMVLMGAGAGLAMPAAIAALMSAVPQEHAGVGSALNDTIQQAGAAFGVAVLGAVLSSTYTSQMPSSASEAARESVGEGLAEASRTGDAGLLDSVLDSFTGAVSSSFTVGAAGVVGAAVLALFLMKGAGKGEAPPVKAEEEAPEVVGVH, encoded by the coding sequence ATGGAAGTCGACGTCAACGCACGTCATCCGCGCCGCTGGCTGATCCTGATCGTGTTGTGCCTCAGCACGCTGGTGCTGGTCATCGACAACATGGTGCTGACGGTGGCGGTGCCGCCGATCGCGGAGGACCTGAAGGCGAGCGCCCAGGACATCCAGTGGATCCTGGAGTCCTACATGCTGGTCTTCGCCGGTCTGCTGCTGACGGCGGGAAGCCTGTCGGACCGGTACGGCCGCCGCAAGGTCATGATCATCGGCCTGGCGGTCTTCGGGGTCGCTTCGGTACTGGCCACCTGGGCCGGCAGCGCGGAGACACTGATCCTCGCCCGGGTGCTGATGGGTATCGGCGGCGCCCTGCTGATGCCGAGCACGCTCTCGATCCTCATCACCGTCTTCGACGAGGACGAGCGGCCCAAGGCGATCGGCGCGTGGAGCGCGGTGGCCATGATCGGTCTGGTCGGCGGGCCCGTCTTCGGCGGTGTGCTCATCGCCCACTTCTGGTGGGGTGCGGTCTTCCTCATCAACATCCCGATCGCCCTGCTCGCGATCGTCTCGGCGCTGGTGCTGATGCCGGAGTCCAAGGGGCCGTGGCGCAAGCCCGACCCGCTGGGCACCGTGCTGTCGGTGGTCGGGATGACCGCGCTGGTCTGGACGATCAACGAGTGGCCGAAGGACGGCCTCACCCACCCGACCACCCTGGCGGCGGCCGTCGTGAGCGTGGTGGCGCTGGTCGGGTTCGGTGTCTGGGAGACCCGGATCCCGAACCCGATGATCCCCATCTCCCTGTTCAAGAACCGGGTGTTCACCGGGGCGAGCTTCTCGCTGGTCCTGCTGACGTTCGCCAACGGCGGGCTGATGCTGGTCCTCACGCAGTACCTCCAGCTGGTGATGGGCTACTCCCCCACCAAGACGGGTCTGGCCTTCATGCCGGCCGCCGTCGCCTCCCTCGTCTTCAACGGCGTCGGCGCGGCGCTGGCCAAGAAGATCGGCAACCGGGCGCTCGCCGTCAGCGGACTCCTGGTCATCGCGGCCGGGTTCGGCACGCTGTCGACGCTGTCCTCGGGGGACGGCTTCGGGACGCTGTCGGTGGCGATGGTGCTGATGGGCGCGGGGGCGGGGCTGGCGATGCCGGCGGCCATCGCCGCGCTGATGAGTGCGGTGCCGCAGGAGCACGCGGGAGTGGGGTCGGCTCTCAACGACACCATCCAGCAGGCGGGCGCGGCGTTCGGTGTGGCGGTGCTCGGTGCGGTGCTCTCCAGCACGTACACCTCGCAGATGCCGTCGTCGGCGTCGGAGGCGGCGCGCGAGTCCGTCGGCGAGGGGCTGGCGGAGGCCTCGCGGACCGGGGACGCGGGGCTGTTGGACTCCGTCCTGGACTCGTTCACGGGGGCCGTGTCGAGCAGCTTCACGGTCGGGGCGGCGGGGGTCGTGGGAGCGGCTGTGCTGGCGCTGTTCCTGATGAAGGGGGCCGGTAAGGGGGAGGCTCCGCCGGTGAAGGCGGAGGAGGAGGCGCCGGAGGTGGTGGGGGTTCACTGA
- a CDS encoding diaminobutyrate--2-oxoglutarate transaminase: MTETDRAPLAVFERHESNVRSYCRDFPVVFERAAGHHLWDTSGRRYVDLLCGAGSLNYGHNPPAIVERVISYLAAGGPVQSLDLHTAAKADFLERFTSLILEPRGLGDHVVQFPGPAGTLAVEAALKLARKVTGRTEVIAFTGGFHGASLGALAATTSPLLRGGAGVPLTDVTILPYGDAADPDPFAALEHALGPGAATPRPAAILLETVQGEGGLHTAPRAWLARIRELADATGALVIVDDIQAGCGRTGTFFSFEDAPELRPDLVCLSKSLSGMGLPMAALLIRREIDRWAPGEHNGTFRGHNLAFVAGSAALDHWTDPHFTHHAAELAAAVRTSLTSITDALPAGAVEVVGKGAMSGLRFPAAETAERTREGLFRAGVVAETSGSGHVLKLLPPLTVSLTEWKEVADTLGDSVRASATA; encoded by the coding sequence ATGACCGAGACCGACCGGGCGCCCCTCGCGGTGTTCGAGCGTCACGAGTCGAACGTACGCAGCTACTGCCGTGACTTTCCGGTGGTGTTCGAGCGTGCTGCCGGGCACCACCTGTGGGACACCTCCGGCCGCCGCTATGTGGACCTGCTGTGCGGGGCCGGATCGCTCAACTACGGTCACAACCCGCCCGCCATCGTCGAACGGGTGATCTCCTACCTCGCGGCCGGCGGCCCGGTGCAGTCGCTGGACCTGCACACCGCCGCCAAGGCCGACTTCCTGGAGCGGTTCACCAGTCTCATCCTCGAACCGCGCGGCCTCGGCGACCATGTCGTCCAGTTCCCCGGCCCGGCCGGAACACTCGCCGTCGAGGCCGCGCTGAAGCTGGCCCGCAAGGTCACCGGCCGCACCGAGGTGATCGCCTTCACCGGCGGCTTCCACGGAGCCTCCCTCGGCGCCCTCGCCGCCACGACCTCCCCGCTGCTGCGCGGGGGAGCGGGGGTGCCCCTGACCGACGTCACGATCCTGCCGTACGGCGACGCGGCCGACCCCGATCCGTTCGCCGCCCTGGAACACGCGCTCGGCCCGGGGGCGGCGACACCCCGGCCCGCCGCGATCCTGCTGGAGACGGTCCAGGGCGAGGGCGGACTGCACACCGCTCCCCGCGCGTGGCTGGCCCGGATCCGTGAACTCGCCGACGCCACCGGTGCGTTGGTGATCGTGGACGACATCCAGGCGGGCTGCGGACGCACCGGTACCTTCTTCAGCTTCGAGGACGCTCCCGAACTCCGCCCCGACCTCGTCTGCCTGTCGAAGTCCCTCAGCGGAATGGGGCTGCCGATGGCGGCCCTGCTGATCCGGCGCGAGATCGACCGATGGGCCCCCGGCGAGCACAACGGCACGTTCCGCGGCCACAACCTGGCCTTCGTGGCGGGCTCCGCGGCCCTGGACCACTGGACCGACCCGCACTTCACCCACCACGCGGCCGAACTGGCCGCCGCCGTCCGCACCAGCCTCACGAGCATCACCGACGCCCTCCCGGCGGGTGCCGTCGAAGTCGTCGGCAAGGGCGCGATGAGCGGACTGCGTTTCCCCGCCGCCGAGACGGCGGAGCGGACACGGGAGGGGTTGTTCCGCGCGGGCGTCGTCGCCGAGACCTCGGGGTCGGGGCACGTACTGAAGCTCCTGCCGCCCCTGACCGTCTCCCTCACCGAGTGGAAGGAAGTGGCGGACACCCTGGGCGACAGCGTCCGGGCAAGCGCCACGGCGTAG
- the argC gene encoding N-acetyl-gamma-glutamyl-phosphate reductase, with protein sequence MTVRAAVAGASGYAGGELLRLLIGHPEVEIGALTGNSNAGQLLGGLQPHLPPLAGRVLEPTTTQVLAGHEVVFLALPHGQSAAVARELGPDVLVVDCGADFRLRRAGDWERFYGSPHAGTWPYGLPELPGARAELRRTNRIAVPGCYPTAVSLALFPAYAAHLAEPEAVVVAASGTSGAGKAAKPHLLGSEVMGSMSPYGVGGEHRHTPEMMQNLSAAAGEPVSVSFTPTLAPMPRGILATCSAKAKPGVTADDVRTAYEKALHDEPFVRLLPEGQWPATSAVYGSNAAQIQVALDTSAGRIIAISAIDNLTKGTAGGAVQSMNVALGLPEELGLSTIGVAP encoded by the coding sequence ATGACAGTGCGAGCAGCCGTAGCCGGAGCGAGCGGTTATGCGGGAGGTGAGCTTCTCCGCCTGCTGATCGGGCACCCCGAGGTGGAGATCGGCGCCCTGACGGGGAACTCCAACGCGGGGCAGCTGCTGGGCGGTCTCCAGCCGCATCTGCCACCGCTGGCCGGCCGGGTGCTGGAGCCGACGACGACACAGGTGCTGGCGGGGCACGAGGTCGTGTTCCTCGCCCTGCCGCACGGGCAGTCGGCGGCCGTCGCCCGGGAACTGGGCCCGGACGTGCTGGTGGTGGACTGCGGCGCCGACTTCCGGCTGCGCCGGGCCGGCGACTGGGAGCGCTTCTACGGCTCCCCGCACGCCGGTACCTGGCCCTACGGCCTGCCCGAACTGCCGGGAGCCCGCGCCGAGTTGCGCCGTACGAACCGGATCGCGGTGCCGGGCTGCTACCCGACCGCCGTCTCCCTCGCCCTGTTCCCGGCCTACGCCGCCCACCTCGCCGAACCCGAGGCCGTGGTCGTCGCCGCCTCCGGGACCTCCGGCGCGGGCAAGGCCGCCAAGCCGCACCTCCTCGGCTCCGAGGTCATGGGGTCGATGAGCCCGTACGGCGTGGGTGGTGAACACCGGCACACCCCTGAAATGATGCAGAACCTGAGCGCCGCCGCGGGGGAGCCGGTCTCCGTCTCCTTCACCCCGACCCTGGCGCCCATGCCCCGCGGCATCCTCGCCACCTGCAGCGCGAAGGCGAAGCCGGGGGTCACCGCCGACGACGTACGGACCGCGTACGAGAAGGCACTGCACGACGAACCGTTCGTCCGGCTGCTGCCCGAGGGGCAGTGGCCCGCCACGTCCGCCGTGTACGGGTCGAACGCGGCACAGATCCAGGTCGCCCTCGACACCTCGGCCGGCCGGATCATCGCGATCAGCGCCATCGACAACCTCACCAAGGGCACCGCGGGGGGTGCCGTCCAGAGCATGAATGTCGCCCTCGGACTCCCCGAGGAGCTGGGGCTTTCCACGATCGGAGTCGCACCATGA
- a CDS encoding acetylornithine transaminase gives MSGDTNGATNGPGDLTRRWQGALMDNFGTPRLSLARGAGTRVWDTDGNEYLDLLAGIAVNSLGHAHPAILRALTEQAASLGHVSNLFMAEPTVALAERLLELSGRAGRVYFSNSGAEANEAAFKIGRLTGRPHMVAALGGFHGRTMGALSLTGQPAKRTPFAPLPGPVDFVPYGDADALRATVTEDTALVVLEPVQGENGVVTPPPGYLRAAREITEATGTLLVLDEVQTGIGRTGHWFAAQAEGVEADVTTLAKGLGGGLPIGATLAHGRAADLLTPGSHGSTFSGNPVVCAAALAVLDTIEKEGLLARVKHVGEHLRTGIEALSHPLVAEVRGAGLLLGIALREPVAARIQDTAQQAGFLLNAPAPDVIRLAPPLILSQEDATEFLTALPSILNAPR, from the coding sequence ATGAGCGGCGATACGAACGGCGCCACGAACGGCCCCGGGGACCTCACCCGGCGCTGGCAGGGCGCCCTGATGGACAACTTCGGCACCCCCCGCCTGTCGCTGGCGCGCGGCGCCGGCACCCGGGTGTGGGACACGGACGGCAACGAGTACCTGGACCTGCTGGCCGGTATCGCCGTGAACTCCCTCGGCCACGCGCACCCCGCGATCCTGCGGGCCCTCACCGAACAGGCGGCGTCCCTCGGCCACGTCTCCAACCTCTTCATGGCCGAACCGACGGTCGCCCTGGCGGAACGCCTGCTGGAACTGTCCGGCCGCGCGGGACGGGTGTACTTCTCCAACTCCGGCGCCGAGGCCAACGAGGCCGCGTTCAAGATCGGCCGCCTGACGGGCCGTCCGCACATGGTCGCCGCGCTGGGCGGCTTCCACGGCCGCACGATGGGCGCCCTCTCCCTGACCGGCCAGCCCGCCAAACGGACCCCGTTCGCCCCGCTCCCGGGCCCGGTCGACTTCGTCCCGTACGGCGACGCGGACGCCCTGCGTGCGACGGTCACCGAGGACACCGCACTGGTCGTCCTGGAGCCCGTCCAGGGCGAGAACGGAGTGGTGACCCCGCCCCCCGGCTATCTGCGGGCCGCCCGCGAGATCACCGAGGCCACCGGCACGCTCCTGGTCCTGGACGAGGTGCAGACCGGCATCGGCCGTACCGGGCACTGGTTCGCGGCGCAGGCCGAGGGCGTCGAGGCGGATGTGACCACGCTGGCCAAGGGCCTGGGCGGCGGACTGCCCATCGGCGCGACCCTGGCCCACGGCCGCGCGGCCGACCTGCTGACCCCCGGCTCCCACGGCTCCACGTTCAGCGGCAACCCGGTCGTCTGCGCGGCGGCGCTCGCGGTCCTGGACACCATCGAGAAGGAGGGCCTGCTGGCCCGGGTGAAACACGTCGGCGAACACCTGCGCACCGGCATCGAGGCCCTCTCCCACCCCCTGGTCGCCGAAGTCCGCGGCGCGGGCCTCCTGTTGGGCATCGCCCTACGAGAACCCGTGGCGGCCCGCATCCAGGACACGGCCCAGCAGGCGGGCTTCCTCCTCAACGCCCCCGCCCCGGACGTCATCCGCCTGGCACCCCCGCTGATCCTGTCCCAGGAGGACGCGACCGAGTTCCTGACCGCACTCCCCTCGATCCTGAACGCGCCCCGGTAG